A stretch of DNA from Scomber japonicus isolate fScoJap1 chromosome 19, fScoJap1.pri, whole genome shotgun sequence:
ACTTCATCTTCAGGTGGCATTGCTTTCCATCCTCTTATATCCTCTCTGTGTCATCCTCTCCAAAAATACTTGGAAACTGTCGtcatttttcccccctccaaGCTGTTATTTCCAGTCGACTTTTTTTATAACATTGTCAGAccatatttaaattaaaaaactcgggtctcctcctctcaccaCGTGCTGCCACGGatcatttttccttcttccgGGATCCGACGATAGCTTTCCCGGAACTTCCTGTAATTGAAAAGAAAGTCTGAACCATCAAGAAGTGGTTCAGTTTGATCTGTACTAagactgcttttttttgttgtgctaAAATTGAACTGTTTGCTCTGAGGGAGGTTTTTTCACACCTGTAATTTTGGTTCAGGTCAAACTGTGAAAAGTATATCGTCTCTTTAAAACATCAGTCTAACTTTATGATGATTGTTGTGGGGGATTATCTTCACTCGTGTTCATttaatacagaggtgtcaaactcattttcattcaagggccacatacagaccaatttgatctcatgtgggccagatcattaaaaagatggatggaaggaaggaagaaaggaaggaaataagaagggaaggaaggaaagagaggcaaaaggaaggagggaagaaaggtaggaaggacagatgggaggaaggacagaaggaagaaagggaggaaggacagatgggaggaagaaagggaggaaggacagaaggaagaaagggaggaaggacagatggaaggaaggaaggaacaaagaaaggatcaaaggaagtaggaaggacagaaggaagaaagggaagaaggacataaggaagaaagggaggaaggacagattgaaggaaggacagaagaaagaaagtgaggaaggacagatggaaggaaggaagaaatgaaggaaggaaggaacaaagaaaggataaaaggaagtaggaaggacagaaggaagaaagagaggaaggacagatggaaggaagaaaggaaggaaggaacaaagaaaggataaaaggaagtaggaaggacagaaggaagaaagggaaggaaggacagaaggaagaaagggaggaaggacagatagaaggaagaaaggaaggaaggaacaaaggaaggataaaaggaagtaggaaggacagatggaagaaaggaaaagaacacaggaaggaaagtgggccggattgcaacccttggcaggccggttctggcccacgggccgcatgtttgacacccctgatttaagATATGATTCAGTGTAGGTTTAACCACATATATGACCCAGATaagacaagaaaacaaatagATGTTTATATTCAGACAGTCTGATGGTCGGCCACTTCTATTCCAGTATTccttctaataataataatagattttaaaaaatagattaaaaagattTTCTCCTATTTAAAGCTTCACTGCTTTTCTCTCTGCATGTGTTACATTCCAATCAGCGCTAAGCATCATTATGTAACAAAAGTGAAAACTAGGATACAATATGTCACTACTACTGAGATAGTCCGGCGCaaaaatacagcagctctgaatAGAAACTGTATCCCACATGACGCATTCTCATCGTAaagctgatgatgatgttttctTCAGTGCggcaggaaggaagcaagagTGTGGCGTCGTCATCtcaacagtgtgtaaaatagCCCTCACTTGATGATTAAACTAACAcacaatttacacacacaaaaaaaaagataattggATTTTCTATCTTTATCAAATTAGCTGAATAACaaacaaatgtgacaaaatggAGCAAATTAAGTCACTGAAGAATATCATCAGCGTGTCCAAAGCCCAACAATATCAGCTCTGTTTAACTACTATTGTGATTTGCCTCTTGGCACAAATTATTCCTCTCaggccttttcttttttttttttcttgcagggaaccatttttttaaaaatcaataggATCATTGTGAGAGATTTCACACAATTCAAAACTATGAgcgtgtttttttttggattatttTCATAGTTAATCAGTAGTTATTAGTTATTCTCTGAAATATCTGAGATGTGAGTGAGCTGCAGGGCTTTGCTTTTAACAGCCGTGCAATAAATGAAATGTCCCCCGAGTGTTAAGGCCTCGTCTTTTAGTAGTTAAAAGGCCCTAAAGTAAGTAGCTTCGTATTTGAAAAttgttattaaatgtttattcttTCTTACATAATCAATAAAAATGCTAACAATTAAAGCTATTGTTTAAATCTCTTGGCACGAGTAGCAGTTAAGAGCTGGCAAAGTGAGtagtggtttgtgtgtgtgtgtgtgtgtgtgtgtgtgtgtgtgtgtatgtgcgtgcgtgtgtgtgtgtgtggacagcgAGGGCCGACACAAGCTGAGGAAatgctgaaaaaacaaacatgtactCACATCGCTCTCTGGGGGGTTGTTAGttgatttgtttaaaaaaaaaaaatccctccagTGTCTGTTCAGGTAGAGGTTAACAATTGTTTATATGTGCCAAAAGCAAGCGCTGTAAACAATGTTCATGTGAACACCTGGCTGTTGTAGTTGGAACGTATCCTTTAAGTACACAAATCACTCCTGGATGAAAAGTTGATGTTTTACTGAGGAGGCAGTATACTTAATCAAACGGCCGTTAACTGCTCACTATTATCTTAGATAAGAAGACAATTCAATCTCATGaaacaacttttcttttctcagttCATCCACAGAGCACTGCTGATATGCCTTGTTTCCTTGTTAAGGTGACAAAGAGTCAGCAGATGCTTTATGACCTGGCTCAAGTGGTTACAATGAAAGGGAGAAACCCCATGTTGAACTTCAACCAAAGATAAATAATTCAATCTAATTAACCAGTTCCAGAAATCACAAACTATGTGCCAGCTAGGTACCCAATATCTGTACTGGCCTTCACCTTACTTCTGTTTGAATAAACAGTGCTATGTATCCTTGCTGTTTGGAGACATAACCATGGTAACCCATGCTAATCATGAAGTCTGAACGAATTAAAAGTGAAACCTTACTTAAATTGAAGAATTTTTGATGTTACCTCAGAGCTGCCTTAGTTGCATAGTCTGTTACATTGtcatcatcactgctgcattGCATTATGGGATATTTAAGCCAGCGTTCAGCGCTGTCAAACATAATATCTCCCCGTAAATAGTGTGCAATTCACTTATTATTGGTCTCATACGCACTGTTTTAGCATACTAAATGCCATCTTAGTGTGATATCTCAGACACAGTCATgattgtggtgtgtgtgtgtgtgtgtgtgtgcgcgcttaTGTGTTGGAAAGTACATAAAAGCAAAGTAAAAAACTATGGCAGCATAACTAAACCAAAGCAGAAAGTTATTTggagaggaaagcagaggagggagagagggagagggagagggggagatagagagatagagagagagagagagagagagagagagagagagagagagagagagagagagagagagagagagagagagagagagagagagagagagagagagagagagagagagagagagagagagagagaggagctgctaTCTGTTGCCAGGCTTTATCACCTGTGAACACCGATGCCAGGTGTTCTCAGCTAGGGTTAACGAACCACCtgcagagcagacagacaggtgaataAACAGCAAAGCAAAAGATGAAAGGAGTCATCACTGATGACTAATTGTGGACTTTGTATCTTTGGCAAAGTTTTAGCTCTAACAAGTGGAAAAGTTCAGTGAACATTCATCctcatctgtaaaaaaaaaaaaaacagtttgatggAGTGCTTTAAAACTCTGAGAAAAACTTCACCACTGGCTACAAAATGAGCCAAATTGTCTGAAAAAAATCAAGAGGAAAATCCGAGTGGAAGAAGATTAAGTGATATAAAGAGTGCACTCGCCTTTTGCAACCGCATTACTGCTACCTACCAGACTAACACTGCAATTGCTCCCTAATTGGCGAACATCAACCATTGTAAAGGTCGTCCCGTGGAGGTGGACTGCTGGTTTGTTATTAATTTTGATCATATAATAAAGGCAGGGgctactgtctttttttttctgcctgaaTTTAATAAATGAACCATGTTGGATTCTTCCGTCCCTCATTATCctgtttttttcaaaatgaggcagaaatgtattttagagGGAGGCACAGTTGGAAATCCAATTATCTTACTTATCTTTATCACAAAGAAATACCAGATAATTACTTGGAGGCTCCAAATTAGCTGAAAATCGactattttttgtttcatttaacaCCTACTGATGGTCACAGGTTTATTACTAGTCTACTTCTTTAACTCCATACCTGTTTGCAAACTCCAACGCTCATTTTTAAACCTGTTCACACATTTCTGGCTATTTCATGTCCCTGGATCTTACTGTTATGCTTTTTCACAATGttcatgaaagagagaaaacacatgTCTAATTTCCATCTCTCGTATGTTTCTGCTCTCCACAGATGAGATCGAAACTGCATCCTGCACCAGAACCACAGACACCAGGTGCCAGTGCAGACAGGGTACCTTCTGTGTGCCAGATCAGGCCTGCGAAGTCTGCAAACGCTGTGCCAAGTAAGAGCAATTTATTTCTTCCCCTCAacttgttttcagttcatgCTAGTTTATTTCTTAAGATTAAGAAGTAACGTTTAGGGAATGATTGCGGTTATGGTAAATAAACAAAGATTAAGGTAAGGCAACTACAACTGCCTGCCTCTCTggataaaaatacatattaggCAAACTACCAGCTGCATTGATACTGATCTTTGGAACTGGATATATATTGTGAGGTGGGGCATATAGCTGCAATTATTACATTACTTTTatctgattaattgataataataaaaaaagattcattagttgcagctcaaGTGTGGATTTAGTCCCAAATGAACATAATTCCTTAGATACGAGGATAACTTGGATCCACTCGGTTTCAGACTGATTCAGCTGCGATATATCTATAACATCCTCCCTAAAAACAGAGTAAAATATACAGCATTAATAACTTCCATAATATCACTGATTACTATTGTTTCTTCTATAAAATTAAAGGTGTAAAGCAGGcgaggaggaagtgaagaagtgCACTTCCTTTTCCAACACAGTGTGTCGAAAACGGGATCTGATCCCCACAGAAACCTCGACAGTCCTTCCTACGCCGACCCCGACTTCTCCAGCAGACATCGGtaacttcacttcacttcaccgTTTCATGCAAAAGCTTAACATCGGAGGCTGATGTGACTTTTAACTGATGTATGTCTTATGTTTCTTGCAGCTCTTCCTATATGCATTTTCCTGGCGATCTCCCTCATCGGCATCCTCGTCGGTCTGGCTGTGTGGTGGTTCGTAATCAAGCAGCGCTCATGTGAAATACCATGTGAGTTCACACTGTGTACTGCAGCTTagtaatgttgtttttcttattaatGATGTGCTCCTAATGCTTGTTTGTCTGCTTTTAAAAACAGGTACAAAGAGCCATTGTGACTCCAGTGAAATTGTGAAGATTCCTATTGTAAGTCGTTGCTATGTTTCATGTACTGACTCCTCTGATGTTGTGCACTTTTAAAAAGGCGTGATAATTGGTTATTCATCAGTTATCTGCTGTACAATATCTCATTGTTgttgtctcccccccccccctcctccacattTCTCCTGCTCAGGACGAGAGTGCTcccacagcagaggagagacagaataATCAGAACGCCGGcctggagggggaggagaacCGTCCGGAGTCGCGACCTCTGCTGCAGGAGACGCAGCCTGGGATGACCAAAGCTTCCCCTCCCCTCGAGGATGAAGATCGAGGACTAGGGGACAGTTTACCCAACACTACTAGTTCGTCTCAAACTAGCCTGTCAGCCCTGCCAACAGCGGCTTCCTCTGGTAACACCCCACACCAGAGCCCCACTGCCTTCAGACTGCCACCCGCAGCCACGGTGAGGGGGATAACACATCAAACATTCACATCGTTAGCGtttcattttgaaattttaaTCCCCTTTGCTACCTTCCTTTAcattaatattgtattttctcTCATGTTATATAGGATGATCCTCTCCAGCATCGATTGCTGCCGCTACAAGGTGAGATTCCTGCAGAGGGAGGGGAAGATTTCCACTCTGAGAAACTTTTTTTGTACTCATTTCATGAAGCCAATTTTTGTCCCTCTTGATTTGTCCTAAAAGGCAGCTGTGCACGGAAAACCACACACTTTATTGCAGTTAATGTCAGTCCGCT
This window harbors:
- the tnfrsfa gene encoding tumor necrosis factor receptor superfamily, member a gives rise to the protein MNFDPVVRKLSVLVVTLVLSLVCHAAEPPAPQWSSDEYRNITLRRARTCIENEQYLNQGLCCLNCQAGTFVQKACERDQEQGTCLPCDHGETYTEHSNGMNRCLPCTHCRSDEIETASCTRTTDTRCQCRQGTFCVPDQACEVCKRCAKCKAGEEEVKKCTSFSNTVCRKRDLIPTETSTVLPTPTPTSPADIALPICIFLAISLIGILVGLAVWWFVIKQRSCEIPCTKSHCDSSEIVKIPIDESAPTAEERQNNQNAGLEGEENRPESRPLLQETQPGMTKASPPLEDEDRGLGDSLPNTTSSSQTSLSALPTAASSGNTPHQSPTAFRLPPAATDDPLQHRLLPLQGSEKSLKKSFDLFDEYLDVRIHNKFFRMIGVSDNHIRIAENGPPGDKVYELLKNWMQRQGLKADINDLLEALLSMDQRRSAENIASAALRRGYYKHADTP